In Saccharothrix syringae, the following are encoded in one genomic region:
- a CDS encoding YeiH family protein has product MSAGGEAVSAGGEARVRGADAAERPPWAWAVAGVLVVLVLAAVTRWLGKAVPEATEGTSWEGVGAALEFPVYAILLGLLGNAVLSATGLRDRLAGGFRTEFFIKTGLVLLGASINLAVIVKAAGPAVAQSVVLISVVFGFSWWLGGRLGLDDKLRALLSAAVAICGVSAAIAAAGAVQARREQLAYSASLVIAFALPSIFVLPWAAGVLGLDPVVTGAWLGGNIDTTAAVTAAGAIAGEESLQIATIVKVTQNALLGVVAVALTAYFALKVERRATTGTSAAGQLWQRFPKFVLGFLATSIAATVYLNTVDAATGKAAVGVVNDLRTWFLILAFVSIGLEFRARDLREAGWRPVGVFAAATAVNLLAALGLAVVLFSDFQPG; this is encoded by the coding sequence GTGAGCGCCGGGGGCGAGGCCGTGAGCGCCGGGGGCGAGGCCCGGGTGCGCGGGGCCGACGCGGCAGAACGCCCGCCGTGGGCGTGGGCGGTGGCCGGCGTGCTCGTCGTGCTGGTGCTGGCCGCCGTCACGCGCTGGCTGGGCAAAGCGGTGCCCGAGGCGACCGAGGGCACGTCGTGGGAGGGCGTTGGCGCGGCGCTGGAGTTCCCGGTGTACGCGATCCTGCTCGGCCTGCTGGGCAACGCCGTGCTGTCCGCCACCGGGCTGCGCGACCGGCTCGCCGGCGGCTTCCGCACCGAGTTCTTCATCAAGACCGGCCTGGTCCTGCTGGGCGCGTCGATCAACCTGGCGGTCATCGTCAAGGCCGCCGGCCCGGCCGTGGCGCAGTCGGTCGTGCTGATCAGCGTCGTGTTCGGCTTCAGCTGGTGGCTGGGCGGGCGGCTCGGCCTGGACGACAAGCTGCGGGCGCTGCTGTCGGCGGCGGTGGCGATCTGCGGGGTCAGCGCGGCCATCGCCGCGGCGGGCGCGGTGCAGGCCAGGCGCGAGCAGCTGGCCTACAGCGCCAGCCTCGTCATCGCGTTCGCCCTGCCGTCGATCTTCGTGCTGCCGTGGGCGGCGGGCGTCCTCGGGCTCGACCCGGTGGTCACCGGCGCCTGGCTGGGCGGCAACATCGACACCACGGCCGCGGTCACGGCGGCGGGCGCGATCGCGGGCGAGGAGTCGCTGCAGATCGCCACGATCGTCAAGGTCACCCAGAACGCGCTGCTGGGCGTGGTCGCGGTCGCGCTGACCGCGTACTTCGCGCTCAAGGTCGAGCGGCGCGCCACCACGGGCACCTCGGCGGCCGGGCAGCTGTGGCAGCGGTTCCCGAAGTTCGTGCTGGGGTTCCTGGCCACCTCGATCGCGGCCACGGTCTACCTCAACACCGTCGACGCGGCCACCGGCAAGGCGGCCGTCGGCGTGGTCAACGACCTGCGCACGTGGTTCCTGATCCTGGCCTTCGTCAGCATCGGGCTGGAGTTCCGGGCCCGCGACCTGCGCGAGGCGGGCTGGCGCCCGGTCGGCGTGTTCGCCGCCGCGACGGCGGTGAACCTGCTGGCCGCCCTGGGCCTGGCGGTCGTGCTGTTCAGCGACTTCCAGCCGGGCTGA
- a CDS encoding DUF2975 domain-containing protein produces the protein MLAEHRAVGPLRVFLVLLFGVLVLFQTMSLPGQFAHMAEESPDLAYLRWPLTAVTIFWVLCVQVVVVATWKLLTLVKHDCIFSEAALRWVDAIVWAVAAAWVVLVAVFLYVGFNADDPGLPLLLFLLTTGLTVLGLLMVVMRALLRQATTLRTDMEAVI, from the coding sequence ATGTTGGCAGAGCATCGGGCCGTTGGCCCGCTCCGGGTGTTCCTCGTGCTGCTGTTCGGCGTCCTGGTCCTGTTCCAGACCATGTCGCTGCCCGGCCAGTTCGCGCACATGGCCGAGGAGTCGCCGGACCTGGCGTACCTCAGGTGGCCGCTGACCGCCGTGACGATCTTCTGGGTGCTGTGCGTCCAGGTGGTCGTCGTGGCCACGTGGAAGCTGCTCACCCTGGTCAAGCACGACTGCATCTTCAGCGAGGCGGCCCTGAGGTGGGTGGACGCGATCGTGTGGGCCGTCGCCGCCGCGTGGGTGGTGCTCGTGGCCGTCTTCCTCTACGTCGGCTTCAACGCCGACGACCCCGGCCTGCCCCTGCTGCTGTTCCTGCTGACGACCGGCCTCACCGTGCTGGGCCTGCTGATGGTCGTGATGCGCGCGCTGCTGCGCCAGGCGACCACGCTGCGCACCGACATGGAAGCGGTGATCTGA
- a CDS encoding helix-turn-helix domain-containing protein: protein MPIVVRIDVELAKRKMSVGEFCERVGLTPANVAVLKNGRAKAVRFSTLEAMCRVLGCQPGDLLEWVDDESTGEVGRG, encoded by the coding sequence ATGCCGATCGTCGTGCGCATCGACGTCGAGCTGGCCAAGCGCAAGATGAGCGTCGGCGAGTTCTGCGAGCGGGTCGGGCTCACGCCGGCGAACGTGGCGGTGCTCAAGAACGGCCGGGCCAAGGCGGTGCGGTTCAGCACCCTGGAGGCCATGTGCCGGGTGCTGGGCTGCCAGCCCGGCGACCTGCTGGAGTGGGTCGACGACGAGAGCACCGGCGAGGTGGGCCGCGGATGA
- a CDS encoding ABC transporter ATP-binding protein has product MIRVRGLTRRYGDVLAVDDLTFDVEPGKVTGFLGPNGAGKSTTMRVVLGLDRPTSGEALVNGRPYAAFGQPLREVGALLDPGSAHPGRTGRDHLRVAARTNGIPSRRVDEVVEQVGLDRAARRRVKGYSLGMRQRLGIAAALLGDPGVLLFDEPVNGLDLDGVRWIRGLLRHLADEGRAVLVSSHLMSEVEQVADRLVVIGRGRLIADATTEEVVGGLGHVRVRVRVAEPDRLLAGLRAHGCEAHRADDRELLVTGCAADEVGRLAHALGIPLRHLSEVRQSLEDAYLELTGGSVEHHGRQAEAAR; this is encoded by the coding sequence ATGATCCGGGTGCGCGGGCTGACCAGGCGTTACGGCGACGTGCTCGCCGTGGACGACCTGACCTTCGACGTCGAGCCGGGGAAGGTCACCGGGTTCCTGGGGCCGAACGGGGCCGGGAAGTCCACGACCATGCGGGTGGTGCTCGGCCTGGACCGCCCCACGTCGGGCGAGGCGCTGGTGAACGGGCGCCCGTACGCGGCGTTCGGGCAACCGCTGCGGGAGGTCGGCGCCCTGCTCGACCCCGGCTCGGCGCACCCCGGCCGCACCGGGCGCGACCACCTCCGGGTGGCCGCCCGGACCAACGGCATCCCGTCGCGGCGGGTGGACGAGGTGGTCGAGCAGGTCGGCCTCGACCGCGCGGCCCGCCGCCGGGTCAAGGGCTACTCGCTGGGCATGCGGCAGCGCCTCGGCATCGCGGCGGCCCTGCTCGGCGACCCCGGCGTGCTGCTGTTCGACGAGCCGGTCAACGGCCTGGACCTCGACGGCGTCCGGTGGATCCGCGGCCTGCTGCGCCACCTGGCCGACGAGGGCCGCGCCGTGCTGGTCTCCAGCCACCTGATGAGCGAGGTGGAGCAGGTCGCCGACCGCCTGGTCGTCATCGGCCGCGGCCGGCTGATCGCCGACGCCACGACGGAGGAGGTCGTCGGCGGGCTGGGGCACGTCCGGGTGCGGGTCCGCGTCGCCGAGCCGGACCGGCTGCTGGCCGGGCTCCGGGCGCACGGCTGCGAAGCCCACCGGGCCGACGACCGGGAGTTGCTGGTCACCGGCTGCGCCGCCGACGAGGTCGGCCGGCTCGCCCACGCCCTGGGCATCCCGCTCCGGCACCTGTCCGAGGTGCGCCAGTCCCTGGAGGACGCCTACCTGGAACTGACCGGCGGCAGCGTGGAGCACCACGGCCGCCAGGCGGAGGCGGCCCGGTGA
- a CDS encoding LURP-one-related/scramblase family protein has product MLTPATSVLHMHQKVTLMVNRYEIFDDANGEPGQLVAFAEQKRMTMKEQVTIYTGPDKNQVLAGFRARKVIDLGSGYDVTDGSGQPIGAFRKDFGKSLTNSTWHLDQPGAPTATGSERNAGLAILRRVWDLLPFVNNIPFPFRYHFDFTRGGQPVFSVDKKTWVRDHYLIRITDPQVDRRVVIAQSVALDALQAR; this is encoded by the coding sequence GTGCTCACACCGGCCACGAGCGTGCTGCACATGCACCAGAAGGTCACCTTGATGGTGAACCGCTACGAGATCTTCGACGACGCCAACGGCGAGCCCGGTCAGCTCGTGGCGTTCGCCGAGCAGAAGCGGATGACCATGAAGGAGCAGGTGACCATCTACACCGGCCCCGACAAGAACCAGGTGCTCGCCGGTTTCCGCGCGCGCAAGGTCATCGACCTCGGCAGCGGCTACGACGTCACCGACGGCAGCGGGCAGCCCATCGGCGCGTTCCGCAAGGACTTCGGCAAGTCCCTGACCAACTCCACCTGGCACCTCGACCAGCCGGGCGCGCCCACCGCCACCGGCAGCGAGCGCAACGCCGGGCTGGCCATCCTGCGCCGCGTGTGGGACCTGCTGCCGTTCGTCAACAACATCCCGTTCCCGTTCCGCTACCACTTCGACTTCACCCGCGGCGGCCAACCGGTGTTCAGCGTGGACAAGAAGACCTGGGTCCGCGACCACTACCTCATCCGCATCACCGACCCGCAGGTCGACCGCCGCGTGGTGATCGCGCAGTCCGTCGCGCTGGACGCCCTCCAGGCCCGGTAG
- the gmd gene encoding GDP-mannose 4,6-dehydratase gives MRTALVTGISGQDGAYLAQLLLEKDYRVYGAYRRTSSTNFWRIAELGIAEHPNLHLVEYDLTDLGNSIRLLDSTGADEIYNLAAQSFVSVSFDQPVTTAQITGIGALNLLEAMRAVNPRARFYQASTSEMFGKVQAVPQTETTSFYPRSPYGVAKLFAHWTTVNYRESYDLFGASGILFNHESPLRGREFVTRKVTDSVAKIKLGKLDVLELGNLDAKRDWGYAKEYVDGMWRMLQADEPDTFVLATNRTVTVRDFVALSFRAAGIELNWEGSGESERGVDAETGRVLVRVNPRFYRPAEVDLLVGDASKARDALGWEPTTTLEELARMMVEADVERNGRGFSC, from the coding sequence ATGCGAACCGCACTGGTCACCGGCATCTCCGGTCAGGACGGCGCCTACCTCGCGCAGCTGCTGCTGGAGAAGGACTACCGGGTCTACGGCGCCTACCGCCGCACGAGCTCCACCAACTTCTGGCGGATCGCCGAACTGGGCATCGCGGAGCACCCGAACCTGCACCTGGTCGAGTACGACCTCACCGACCTGGGCAACAGCATCCGGCTGCTGGACTCCACCGGTGCGGACGAGATCTACAACCTGGCCGCGCAGAGCTTCGTCAGCGTCTCGTTCGACCAGCCCGTGACGACCGCCCAGATCACCGGCATCGGCGCGCTGAACCTGCTGGAGGCGATGCGCGCGGTCAACCCGCGGGCGCGCTTCTACCAGGCGTCGACCTCGGAGATGTTCGGCAAGGTGCAGGCCGTGCCGCAGACCGAGACGACCTCGTTCTACCCGCGCAGCCCGTACGGCGTGGCCAAGCTGTTCGCGCACTGGACGACGGTGAACTACCGCGAGTCCTACGACCTGTTCGGCGCCAGCGGCATCCTGTTCAACCACGAGTCGCCGCTGCGCGGCCGGGAGTTCGTGACGCGCAAGGTCACCGACTCGGTCGCCAAGATCAAGCTGGGCAAGCTCGACGTGCTGGAGCTGGGCAACCTCGACGCCAAGCGCGACTGGGGCTACGCCAAGGAGTACGTCGACGGCATGTGGCGGATGCTCCAGGCCGACGAGCCGGACACCTTCGTGCTGGCCACCAACCGCACGGTGACCGTGCGCGACTTCGTCGCCCTGTCGTTCAGGGCCGCGGGCATCGAGCTGAACTGGGAGGGCTCGGGCGAGTCCGAGCGTGGCGTGGACGCCGAGACCGGCCGGGTGCTGGTCCGGGTCAACCCGAGGTTCTACCGCCCCGCCGAGGTCGACCTGCTCGTCGGCGACGCCTCGAAGGCCCGGGACGCGCTCGGCTGGGAGC